CGGGTTCTTCGGCGCCCCCACAACCGAGGCGGTATACGGGGCTAACCCGTTCGCCGCGTCAAAGAGGATTGCCGCCCATCCGGCCGGGTTGGAGACTTTGGCGGAGATCTTCCCTGCTATCTTTGCGACCCAGGTTCCTTGCAACAGTTTCCCAGCAGCTTCTCTCACGCATCCCCAAGGAACAAAGTCTTCCACCGCCCATTCGAAGATGCTAGGAAGCTGACTTGCAACAGACGACAGGAACCCATCTCGGTCTCCGTAGCTAATCGTGCTCAGCAGATCAACGCCATCCTTCGCAAGGGCTGTCAGTTTCGTCGCATCTTTTATTATGCTCTCTGCCGTACACTCAACTGTCTCCTTCACTGGTTTCGCATCTGCAAGAATATCCATAATATACACGCCACCGGTCAGCACGTTGAGAGCGGCCACCGGCCAGGGACTCCACTTGCTGAACTGGACGTGCACCACTTCCGGGTTCCACTCCCTGGGCGTGTACGCCCAGTCGCGCCGCGGCGCGATCACGAACTGCTCCGCCCCGGAGTTCCGAAGCTTCTGTATGAGGCTCGTCGCCCGAGGAACCAGGATCCAGTCGTCCGGCTTCACGATCTGGCCGCCGGTGTCCCGGTAGTACTCCATGGCGTAATACGTCAGCGTCGGGTTGCCCACGGCCATCTTGTTACCCTGGGGCGCATAAGCCAAAAACGGCGGCGCCGCCGAATTGATTGTCAGCCATCCGACGCTGTTGTCGGTGTACCACGTCCAGGGTTCGTCGTTGTCCCAGACGCTCCCCCACCAAAAATCGTCAATGACCGCGGCAAACAAGGACCGCGGAGCCCGTCGATCCGCCTGTTGCAACGCCGAGAGGCTTTCGCCCGTCACTTCCTCCACGTACGCATTGAACACGTCGTCTGCGATGCGCCCGATGCGCTGGACGATGCCGTCATACGTCATGAGCCGATCGAGCACGAAAGCGTCCGCCTTGTAGGCCTCCTCCAGATCCGACACCAGTGCCTCGAATTCTTCGTGGGCCAACACGTCGGCGGCCAACATGGCCTTTTCTTCCGGCGCCAAGTCCCCGCCGATACGGAGCATCACCAGAGCCAATGCCGTGGAGCGGACCGAGAGTTCCACCTCCGTCTCGCCCGCAAGGTCGTACAGACGCCCCAATCGCGCCCCGCGACGCCCCGCCACCCGGTTCTGGAGTTCGGTGGGCACGTGGTAACTGAGCAGCAGGGTGTTGCCATCGGCGTCCTCGGCCATGACGAGTGAGGGCTTCGTGTCGGAGACCACTACGCCCTCGGTATCCGTTTCCTCCCCCGCCGCCGGGGCAAAACTCGTGATCTGAACATCCTCTGCGGTCACACCGTCCCGATTCGCCGGCACTTGCACCTGGGCCGCCACGGTCACCGGGGCCCCGATCTCGAACGCGCTCGGCTCGACCCCGGCTTGGGCCCGGAGCCACGCCAGGAATTCCTCCGGCGCAGCCCCCCGGTGCACCAGATCTACCCAGCCCGTCTCGTCCCGGTTCGGCAAGAACCGTTCGTAGGGAACCTTCAGCGCGGCACGGTCGGCCTCCTGCCGCGGGTGGAAGCGAAGGAGATCCCGGTATGAGATCTCGCTCGCCCCGGGCTCCAGGGGCTCTTGCAGCAGCGCCCCCGCCACCACCGCCAGATCCGACTCGAGTGCGCTCGGATCTGTGTAGAGCCTCCGTTCCAGGTTGCTACGAAGCACCTGGTACGCCGCTTCCGTGAGGGCATTCACGAACACACCCGCTCGCACATCCTTTGCCTTGGCAACCGCGCGCACCGCCCCCTGATTGGCTGTGCCCGGATCGTCCCGCACCCCGTCGTCGTCCGGATCCACGTCGGTACCCCCACGCACCTCCACGAGAACCCACTCTTCGTCGTCAACCCCTGGCAACGGAAGATCGAACGTGCCCGCCACCGAGAGGTCGGGGGCGTCCATTGTGGTGACCGACCCCGCCACTGGGGTGGATAGGTCCGTCAGGAGATACGCGCGCACCTCCGCCCCGACCAAGGGGCCCAGAATCGCCTGGTTCGCGCCGGCCACGATGCGGTCCGACACTCCCCCGGAACTCGATCCTCCCCCACCCCCGCCGCCGCATCCGGCCACGGCCAGTGCCCAGATCAGCAGGATCGTCACCCATGCGAGGCTGCGCTTCATGAACGGCTCCTTTCTCCTTCGCCCCTCCCGGGGCCTGCCTGGGGGATGGCACAAAAAAGCGGCAGGCGGCTCAGGGCGGGTGCCCTGGCCGGCTGCCGCTTCGTGTCGTTACGTGTTTGGGATCTGTTGTTGCCCGTCCGTGGGCCGGTGGATCATCCGGATTCCCCCCGGTCCTCTACTCTTGGCGCTCTCCCCTTGTCATCCGGCGCAACATCCTGCCAAACCCTTTCCCACGGCGTCAACACCCGATTTTATCAGACCAAACGCGCCGACAGCGCCCCCCCCGGCAATCCGGGAGGACTTCCACTCCCCCCACCATCCGGCATCAGTCCTTGATCACCAGGGCGGGCTCCCCCTCCTCCACCCGGCCCACCACAGCGGCCCAGGGAACACCGGCCGCGTGGAGTTCTGCCACGAGGGCCTGGGCCTTCCCCTCCGGCAGGGCGATCAGGAGCCCTCCCGAGGTCTGGGGGTCCACCAGGAGCTCCTCCTGCTCCGGCCGGAGCGGGGCCCGGACGATCAGTTGATCGCCGCAGACCCGCCGGTTGCCCGCGTTGGAGCCCGTGGTCACGCCCGCTGCGTACATCTCGGCCGCGGCCGGGTACAGGGGAAGCGCCCGGAACGACACGGCGAGCCGCACCCCCGAGCCCCGGGCCATCTCCAGGGCATGGCCCGCGAACCCAAACCCCGTGATGTCGGTGAGGGCGTGCACCCCGTGCCGGAGGGCCGTCTCCAGCGGAACCCGGTTCAAGGCGGCCGCCACGGGCAGGACCGCGCCCTCCAGCAGGTCCTTCGGGTACTTCCCCGCCCGGTTGGCGTTGAAGATCACGCCCGTGCCCAGGGGCTTAGTGAGCACCAGGGCGTCGCCCGGCCGGGCGCCCCGGTTCGTGAGCACCCGGTCCGGGTGGACCACGCCGGTGACCGCCAGGCCGTACTTGGGCTCGGGGTCGTCCACGGTGTGACCCCCGGCCAGGCAGGCGCCGGCCTCGGCCACCTTCTCGGCCCCGCCCCGGAGCATGTCCCGCAGGATCCCCGGGTCCAGGGTGCCGGCCGGGAAGTTCACCAGGTTCAAGGCGGTCACGGGCCGGCCGCCCATGGCCCACACGTCCGACAGGGAGTTGGCCGCCGCGATCCGGCCGAACCACACCGGGTCGTCCACCACCGGCGTGATGTAGTCCACCGTGGTGACCAGGGCCACGTCTGGGGCCACCCGGTAAACGGCCGCGTCGTCCGAGGTCTCGAACCCCACCAGGAGGTCCGGGTCGTCGCACCGGGGCAGGTGCTTCAGCGCATCCGACAGGACCGTCGGATCCACCTTGGCCGCTCACCCGCAGGTGCGCGACACGCCCATCAGGGTCTTCTTCTTCCGAAAGGGATTCATGACCTTTCTCTCCTCATTCAGCCCACGGCTCGGTCCACGAACAGGTCCCACGCGATCCGCGTGCCCGCGGCCAGGAGCACCAGCCCCAGCACCAGCCGCAGCACCCGCGTCGAAGTGCGATGGTGCCACCAGGCCCCCACCCGCACCCCGGGCATCACCCCGGCGATGAGTGCCAGAGCCAGGGGGAACGGCACCTGCCCCGTGGCGGCCTTCCCCAGAAACCCCGCAAGGGATGAGGCGCACACGATCACCAAGTTGCTCCCCATGGCCACCCGGAGCGGCACCCGCAGCAGCCCGGTCATAGCCGGGATGAGCAGGAACGACCCCCCCTGCCCGACGAGCCCGCCGACAACCCCCACCACCGAGGCGACGCCCGCCGCCCCCCGCCGGGAAAAACCGCCGGGCCTGCGCGGCCGATCCTCGGGCGCCCGCGGAGGCCGGAACAGCAGGACCCCTGCGGCAAGCACCAGCACCCCGAACACGGCCAGCAACCCGTCAGGGGAAACGTACCGCGATAGCAATGCTCCGGCCAAGGACGCTACGAATATCACCGACGCCATGATCCCGGCCAGCCCCGGGTCCACCGAGCCCCGCCGTGCGTGGGAGAACGCACCCAGGAACCCCGCAAACAGGGACTGCGCGATGGTGAGCCCGCTGACCTGGTGCATGGACAGCGCCGCAAGCCCCAGGCCCGGGGGGACGTACAGAAGAAGCGGGGCCGTGACGATGCCGCCGCCGATCCCGAGAAACCCCGACACGACCCCGCCCAACAGCCCGATCCCCAAAACGGCTGCCATCTGCTCCATGGGACCAGGGTAGCCCCCGGACGAAGTAAAAGGAAATTGATTGTTTTTCTTCTTCTCATTCATGTAGTTTTGGTTCATGGACCTTCGGCGTCTCACCCTCCACCAGCTTCGCGTATTCCGGGCCGTGGCCCGGCACCGCAGCTTCA
This is a stretch of genomic DNA from Deferrisoma camini S3R1. It encodes these proteins:
- a CDS encoding sulfite exporter TauE/SafE family protein, with amino-acid sequence MEQMAAVLGIGLLGGVVSGFLGIGGGIVTAPLLLYVPPGLGLAALSMHQVSGLTIAQSLFAGFLGAFSHARRGSVDPGLAGIMASVIFVASLAGALLSRYVSPDGLLAVFGVLVLAAGVLLFRPPRAPEDRPRRPGGFSRRGAAGVASVVGVVGGLVGQGGSFLLIPAMTGLLRVPLRVAMGSNLVIVCASSLAGFLGKAATGQVPFPLALALIAGVMPGVRVGAWWHHRTSTRVLRLVLGLVLLAAGTRIAWDLFVDRAVG
- the selD gene encoding selenide, water dikinase SelD; amino-acid sequence: MDPTVLSDALKHLPRCDDPDLLVGFETSDDAAVYRVAPDVALVTTVDYITPVVDDPVWFGRIAAANSLSDVWAMGGRPVTALNLVNFPAGTLDPGILRDMLRGGAEKVAEAGACLAGGHTVDDPEPKYGLAVTGVVHPDRVLTNRGARPGDALVLTKPLGTGVIFNANRAGKYPKDLLEGAVLPVAAALNRVPLETALRHGVHALTDITGFGFAGHALEMARGSGVRLAVSFRALPLYPAAAEMYAAGVTTGSNAGNRRVCGDQLIVRAPLRPEQEELLVDPQTSGGLLIALPEGKAQALVAELHAAGVPWAAVVGRVEEGEPALVIKD